A section of the Telopea speciosissima isolate NSW1024214 ecotype Mountain lineage chromosome 3, Tspe_v1, whole genome shotgun sequence genome encodes:
- the LOC122656195 gene encoding probable WRKY transcription factor 57 has protein sequence MEEDGSKPEPGSEFSGHSSWDSDYLFSSDRESSILSEFGWNLQQDTVIKDPDTGGCFSSFDQIELDERSDLAGSFGSHSQQSTGGWSTSQPPSCLSQTTVVASGSVSVGGGGGDEASASNPSVSSSSSDEPPEKSTGSDGKPAEIASKGRKKGKKRIRQQRFAFMTKSEVDHLEDGYRWRKYGQKAVKNSPFPRSYYRCTNSKCTVKKRVERSSEDPSIVITTYEGQHCHHAVGFPRGCVIPHHEAASLAARFGDSTSKLYLPRVQFPLGGGPLHVSQLHHQVSGGDEVGQSQSLSSLQVLPQPTQQRRPPTTTNEGLLGDIVPSGMRNS, from the exons atggaagaagatgggagtaaGCCTGAACCAGGGAGTGAGTTTTCCGGGCACTCAAGCTGGGACAGCGATTACTTGTTCAGTAGCGATCGAGAGAGTAGTATTTTAAGCGAATTCGGATGGAATCTACAACAGGATACGGTGATTAAAGATCCAGACACTGGTGGTTGCTTCTCTAGTTTCGATCAGATCGAGTTGGATGAAAGGTCGGATTTGGCGGGAAGCTTTGGTTCACACTCACAGCAGAGTACTGGTGGTTGGAGTACTTCTCAACCGCCGTCGTGTCTTAGCCAGACGACGGTTGTTGCCTCgggatcggtatcggtcggcggtggtggtggcgatgaAGCATCGGCTTCGAATCCGTCGGTGTCTTCGAGCTCGAGCGATGAACCGCCGGAGAAGTCGACTGGATCTGACGGAAAACCAGCTGAGATAGC GAGCAAAGGtagaaagaaggggaaaaagcggATTCGACAACAAAGATTTGCATTCATGACTAAGAGTGAAGTTGATCATCTTGAAGATGGCTACCGATGGCGAAAATATGGACAGAAGGCTGTCAAGAATAGCCCATTTCCTAG GAGCTACTATCGCTGTACAAATAGCAAGTGCACAGTAAAGAAGAGAGTGGAACGTTCATCTGAAGATCCCTCAATTGTTATCACAACATACGAAGGCCAACACTGTCACCACGCAGTTGGTTTCCCTCGTGGTTGTGTCATCCCTCATCATGAAGCAGCTTCCTTGGCAGCCCGGTTTGGTGATTCGACTTCGAAGCTGTATCTTCCGAGGGTGCAGTTCCCCTTAGGAGGAGGGCCGCTTCATGTCAGCCAATTGCACCACCAGGTCTCAGGTGGTGATGAAGTTGGGCAATCTCAAAGCTTGTCGTCCCTGCAGGTACTGCCTCAGCCGACCCAGCAAAGACGGCCTCCAACAACTACGAATGAAGGATTGCTTGGTGATATTGTGCCTTCTGGAATGCGTAACTCATGA